A window of Chitinophagales bacterium genomic DNA:
GCTGGAAAGATTACTGTTGCTTCCGGCATTATTATGATTGTTTTTTTATTTCTCGGGAAATCTATCCTCGGATTAATTGGCTTAGACGTTAAATCATTCGCAATAGCCGGTTCATTGATCCTGTTTTTTCTTGCTCTTGAAATGATTTTGGGTATAAATTTTTTAGGGGTGAAACATCAGCGGCAGCATCAATTGTTCCGATTGCTTTTCCATTAATTGCGGGTGCTGGAACATTAACTACTCTCTTATCACTGCGCGCTCAGTACGAAGAGGTAAGCAATATCATTATTGGTATCCTGATAAACCTTGTTATTGTATTCTTTTCACTTAAAAATCTTTACCGTTTGGAAAAATTGCTAGGCCAGGGAGGAATAGACATTTTACGGAAAATTTTCGGAGTAGTGTTACTTGCATTGGCGGTAAAGCTCTTTAAGATAAATGCGTATTGACTGTTGGTGCGTTTATTAATTTATTTAAGTTATCCCATTCATAACAATCACATGGGCATGCATTACATTTATCCGATCGAAAGTAATTTATAAATAAGATAAGGAATTACATAAATGAAATTTTATCTGACCTTAAGCGTCGTTACAATATCAATAATAGTTGACTCATGTAATGGGGGAGCACCCCGTAACAATATATTAGTTGCTGAAGATAGCACGCAAAAGGTTGATTCTTCATTTCTTGATTCACTTTCTCTCCATACATTCCATTATTTCTGGGATCTTGCAGAACTATCAAACGGAAATATTCCCGACCGTTGGCCTACAGAGAGCTTTTCCAGTATAGCAGCTACGGGTTTTGGACTTACATGCTATCTGGTTGGTATTGATCGCGGTTATATAAGCAGACAGCAGGGGGCTGAACGGGCATTAAAAACCCTGCTATTTTTTGCAAATGCTCCAAAAGGGGATTCAAAGGCAGGCATTACCGGCAACCATGGGTTTTTTTATCATTTTATTGATATGAAAACAGGTTTGCGTTTTAAGGACGTAGAGCTATCCACTATAGATACAGGATTATTAATGGCGGGAATTCTTTCCTGCCAAACCTATTTTGACGGAGAAAATGATACAGAGCGTGAAATTCGTGAATTGGCAGATTCCCTTTACAGAGGTGTACAATGGAATTGGGCTATGAATGGAGGAAAAACTATGAGCATGGGCTGGCATCCGGAAAGTGGATTTCTGGATGTTTCGTGGAAAGGATACAATGAAGCAATGATCCTATACATACTGGCACTTGGATCGCCAACGTACCCGGTACCGCCTTCTGCATGGGAAGAATGGACAAAGACCTATTTGTGGGCAAAATTTAATGGACAGGATATGATCAATTTTGGTCCCCTCTTCGCACATCAATATTCACAGATGTACATTGATTTCAGGGGAATCAGGGATTCTTTTATGCGCAGCAAAGGGATCGATTATTTTGAAAATTCCAGGAGGGCGACCTACTCAAACCGCACTTATTGTAGTAATAATCCGGCTGGGTTTGATGGCTACAGCGAAACAATTTGGGGATTAACAGCTTGTGATGGTCCGGGTAATTCCAATAACGTAAATCCAAATATATCTTTTATGGATTATGCTGCCCGTGGTGCTGCCAAAGGCAATATAGTGGATGATGGTACTATTGCTCCTACAGCTACGGGTGGTTCGGTTGCATTTGCACCGGAAATTTGCATACCCGCATTGGAAAACATGTACCGTAAATATGGAGATAAAATATACGACAGATATGGCTTTAAGGATGCCTTCAACCTGAGTTTTTTAAGCAAAGACGGTATTCAAGGATGGGTTGATGTGGATTATTTAGGTATAGATGAAGGTCCTATTGTTATTCAGCTTGAAAATTATCGTTGTGGCTTGATTTGGGATCTGATGAAAAAAAATAAGTATATAGTAACGGGTTTAAAGAAGGCAGGATTTACCGGCGGATGGCTGGAACAATAGCTAGTTACAAATCTGATTTTACAACTGCTTTTAATCACTATGGAAATATTACATGTAAGTGCAGAATGTTATCCGGTTGCAAAGGTTGGTGGACTTGCAGATGTTGCCGGAGCATTACCGAAATATTTAAACAGGGCAGGAGCTGTTGCAAGGTTGATAATGCCTTATTATAATAATAAATTTATTAAGAAACACGATTGGGAAACAGTGTTTGAAGGCAACTTTCCACTTGGTACACTTAGCTATCAGTACCGGATTCTTAAAGAGAAAAATGGGACATTAGGATTTGACCTTTTTGTCACAGAAATTCCGGGTTTACTGGAAGAAGAGCTGCCGTATGGCTATAGTAATGATCTGGAGCGTCATATCGGTTTTCAAATTGCCGTTGTCGACTGGCTTAGTCATGCTGAACATCAATACGATGTAATCCACTGCCACGATCACCATACAGGATTGATTCCTTTTATGATGAATTATTGTTACAGCTATGATATGCTGAGTAAAATACCGACCGTTTTCACCATACACAATGGCCAGTATCAGGGCTATTTTTTAAAAGAACAGCAACATTTAATTCCACATTATGATAATTGGAAACAAGGTTTACTGGAGTGGAATAACACCATTAATCCCATGGCCGCCGCAATTAAATGCTGCTGGAAATTCACCACCGTTTCACCAAATTATCTTAATGAGTTGAGGAATGATGCCTTTACACTTGAATCGCTGATCGTAAGCGAAAAAGATAAATCAACAGGTATTCTTAACGGTATAGATGCGGATATCTGGAATCCTGAAACAGATTCCTGGATAGAAAAAACATACAATTCTGCAGGTGTGACCAAGGGCAAAACAAAAAATAAAAAGGCCTTGCTGAAAGAATTTCATTTGCAATCCGGGTTGAAGAAACCCTTAGTAATCTTTATTGGACGATTAGTTGCGGAAAAGGGCGGTGATGTGCTGGCCGAAAGTATCCGCCAGTCTGTTTCTGAGCTTAAGGGTAATATCAGTTTTTTGGTTCTGGGAAGTGGTGTTAAACAGTACGAAACTGATTTAAAGGTGCTCAGAGAATTACTGCCTGAAAATTTCAATTGTTATATTGGATACAATGAAAAGCTTGCACACCTGATGTATGCTGGTGCAGATTTTCTGCTGATGCCCTCACGTATGGAACCATGCGGATTAAATCAATTATATGCCCTGCATTATGGTACTGTTCCTATTGTGCGAAGCACTGGCGGCTTAATAGATACGGTTCTTGATTTGGAAGAAGAAGGATTTGGTATACGGTTTACCAGTACCTCCTTTCCGGATATTTCTCTTGCATTAAAAAGAGCTGAGGCATTATTCATTAATGAGGACAAGATAAAAAAAATAAAAAAGCAAATTATGAATATTGATCATTCATGGGAACAAGTAACAGGTGAGTATATGGATTTGTATTCCAGTCTAAAGAAAGATGTTTAAATTGATTTTTGAATCGGAATGCAGTGTATTGTTAAGCTGTTAAATTAAAGATGGGAGGGTTACATTAAGAGAATATAAAAACGCTTACTATGCAACAGGAAAAAGTGATTGCAGTCATATTAGGTGGGGGAGCCGGAACGAGATTATTTCCCCTTACAGCCTACAGAGCAAAGCCCGCGGTACCTATTGCCGGCAAATACAGGTTAGTTGATATACCTGTTTCCAATTGTATCAACTCGGGTATTCAGCGCATGTTTGTGCTTACACAGTACAACTCAGCATCCCTTAACAGGCACATTAAAAACACCTATCACTTCAGCGCTTTCAGTAAAGCATTTGTGGATATACTCGCGGCTGAACAAACCCAGGATAATCCAATGTGGTTTATGGGAACCGCTGATGCTGTTCGGCAGTCAATGCATCATATCAATAACCATGATTTTGATTACGTCCTGATACTTTCCGGTGATCAGTTGTACCAGATGAATTTAATGGACATGCTTGATCACCATAAAAAAATGAACGGTGATATAACCATTGCTACCATACCGGTTCATGACAAGGATGCCCCTGAATACGGTATTATGAAAACCAGTGATGCGGGGTTCATTGATTCCTTTATTGAAAAGCCTAAAACAGAACTTTTACCCGATTGGCAATCGGAAGTAAGTGAAGGAATGAAAGGCCAGGGTAGACTCTATCTGGCATCTATGGGAATTTATGTTTTCAACCGGCAGGTTCTTTCTGACCTGCTTCTTCAAAAAAAGGAAGCTACCGATTTTGGGAAAGAGATTATACCTCAATCTATCGGGAATTATAAGATGGTAAGTTACCAGTATGAAGGTTATTGGACGGATATTGGTAACATCCGTTCTTTTTATGAGGCAAATCTTGCTCTTACTGATGAAATTCCTCAATTCAACTTGTTCGATGTTAACCGGGTAATTTATACGCACGGTCGCATGCTCCCGCCTGCAAAAATTTCTGGTACTACCATCAATGCTTCTATGATTGCGGAAGGCAGTATTGTTCGCGCTGCCAAAGTGGAGCGTTCTGTAATAGGCATACGTTCGCGGATTGGAGAAGGCAGCGTAATTGTTAACAGTTACATTATCGGGAATGATACTTTTCAATCACTCGAATCTATCAATAGCTCCATCCGTAAAGGTATTCCTATAATGGGTATTGGCGATAGGTGCTACATTCAAAATACCATAATCGATAAAGATTGCTTTATCGGTAACGATGTGCATATTCAGGGAAGTCCACATCTACCGGATATGGATATTGATACCCTTACGGTGAAGGACGGAATAGTAGTGGTTAAAAAAGGCGCTGTAATACCCGATAGGTTCGGATTGGTATAGAACGTGCAGGTTATCGTTAACATTTTTAATTAATTCCTATGAAATTTATTCCGACCAGGGTTCACGGTTTACTGGATTATGCAGTAGCAGCATTATTTATTGCTTTACCATTCCTGTTTGATTTTGACCGGAATGGGGCCGAGTCATGGATTTTTATTTCTTTAGGAATAGCTACTATAGTCTATAGTTTACTTACTGATTATGAATTAGGTTTAATAAAGACTATATCTATGCAGGCGCATTTGCTGCTCGATCTGTTAAACGGTATTTTTCTCGCGGCTTCCCCCTGGATATTTAATTTTCATGAGAAAGTATATCTGCCCCATCTATTACTTGGACTTACTGAATTGCTTGTGGTTGTTTTTAGCCAGAGAATTCCTTATAAAAGTGTAACAGGCAGAAGGAAACATTAAGTCAATTTTTCCTTTTATCCATGAGTGTTAATAGGATGCCCAACGATATACCTGCCCCAACTGCAATTAAACTTTCTGCAACCGTTTTGGTTATTTTAAAAGGCGGAATGTACTGTACGCCCTTATCATTCATTTTAGCGGGACTATCCACATAACGCCCTTCTTTGGGAACAGCAATCTTCCGGAAGTTCCTAAGTAAATAATCTAATGATTGTTTTAACATCATTCCCTTCATTGGTATTCCGTGACCGGCCGCTAATACAGTTGGTTCTAATGCTATAAGTGATTTTACAGACTCCTGCGCTGATTGCCAGTCAGGAGTAAAGTATCTTGGTGGGCCTGACAGCACCTTTCGCTGCTGCATTACTGAAATGGCAGATTCCTGCTTCGTGGTTACAATTGCATCCCCGGAAATCAATACCTTGTCTTTTGGTCGGAAAAGACTTATGTGACCTGGCGCATGGCCTGGGGTATGGATATTTTTCCATTCAGGCAATCCGGGTACAGATCCATCATCTGGCAGTGGGCGCAGAAATCCTGATACATTGATAGGACCTTTGGGGAAAAGCCAAGACATAAGGGTCATGATTCCCCCACCGGCAAAAGGATCTGGCGGTGGATAGGAAGATTTGCCTGTTAAATAAGGTGCTTCCAAATGGTGCGCATAAATTGGAATTTGCCATTCTCTCACGAGTTCGATCAAGGAGCCAATGTGATCAAAATGTCCATGAGTAAGAACGATCGCGGATGGAGTAGATACCTCGGAACCAAAAAGATACTCAGCCATAACCCGGATTTTTTTGGCCGTTGATGGAATGCCGGTATCAATTAAAACCCATTTATTTTCAACTCTGTTGTATATCATGAAAATGTTGACAAAAATGTCTTTCATACCCCATATATCAGGA
This region includes:
- a CDS encoding glucose-1-phosphate adenylyltransferase, translated to MQQEKVIAVILGGGAGTRLFPLTAYRAKPAVPIAGKYRLVDIPVSNCINSGIQRMFVLTQYNSASLNRHIKNTYHFSAFSKAFVDILAAEQTQDNPMWFMGTADAVRQSMHHINNHDFDYVLILSGDQLYQMNLMDMLDHHKKMNGDITIATIPVHDKDAPEYGIMKTSDAGFIDSFIEKPKTELLPDWQSEVSEGMKGQGRLYLASMGIYVFNRQVLSDLLLQKKEATDFGKEIIPQSIGNYKMVSYQYEGYWTDIGNIRSFYEANLALTDEIPQFNLFDVNRVIYTHGRMLPPAKISGTTINASMIAEGSIVRAAKVERSVIGIRSRIGEGSVIVNSYIIGNDTFQSLESINSSIRKGIPIMGIGDRCYIQNTIIDKDCFIGNDVHIQGSPHLPDMDIDTLTVKDGIVVVKKGAVIPDRFGLV
- a CDS encoding MBL fold metallo-hydrolase, translating into MAKIFQKKEKYPRWFTVAPDIWGMKDIFVNIFMIYNRVENKWVLIDTGIPSTAKKIRVMAEYLFGSEVSTPSAIVLTHGHFDHIGSLIELVREWQIPIYAHHLEAPYLTGKSSYPPPDPFAGGGIMTLMSWLFPKGPINVSGFLRPLPDDGSVPGLPEWKNIHTPGHAPGHISLFRPKDKVLISGDAIVTTKQESAISVMQQRKVLSGPPRYFTPDWQSAQESVKSLIALEPTVLAAGHGIPMKGMMLKQSLDYLLRNFRKIAVPKEGRYVDSPAKMNDKGVQYIPPFKITKTVAESLIAVGAGISLGILLTLMDKRKN
- a CDS encoding Tat pathway signal protein: MKFYLTLSVVTISIIVDSCNGGAPRNNILVAEDSTQKVDSSFLDSLSLHTFHYFWDLAELSNGNIPDRWPTESFSSIAATGFGLTCYLVGIDRGYISRQQGAERALKTLLFFANAPKGDSKAGITGNHGFFYHFIDMKTGLRFKDVELSTIDTGLLMAGILSCQTYFDGENDTEREIRELADSLYRGVQWNWAMNGGKTMSMGWHPESGFLDVSWKGYNEAMILYILALGSPTYPVPPSAWEEWTKTYLWAKFNGQDMINFGPLFAHQYSQMYIDFRGIRDSFMRSKGIDYFENSRRATYSNRTYCSNNPAGFDGYSETIWGLTACDGPGNSNNVNPNISFMDYAARGAAKGNIVDDGTIAPTATGGSVAFAPEICIPALENMYRKYGDKIYDRYGFKDAFNLSFLSKDGIQGWVDVDYLGIDEGPIVIQLENYRCGLIWDLMKKNKYIVTGLKKAGFTGGWLEQ
- a CDS encoding glycogen/starch synthase; translation: MEILHVSAECYPVAKVGGLADVAGALPKYLNRAGAVARLIMPYYNNKFIKKHDWETVFEGNFPLGTLSYQYRILKEKNGTLGFDLFVTEIPGLLEEELPYGYSNDLERHIGFQIAVVDWLSHAEHQYDVIHCHDHHTGLIPFMMNYCYSYDMLSKIPTVFTIHNGQYQGYFLKEQQHLIPHYDNWKQGLLEWNNTINPMAAAIKCCWKFTTVSPNYLNELRNDAFTLESLIVSEKDKSTGILNGIDADIWNPETDSWIEKTYNSAGVTKGKTKNKKALLKEFHLQSGLKKPLVIFIGRLVAEKGGDVLAESIRQSVSELKGNISFLVLGSGVKQYETDLKVLRELLPENFNCYIGYNEKLAHLMYAGADFLLMPSRMEPCGLNQLYALHYGTVPIVRSTGGLIDTVLDLEEEGFGIRFTSTSFPDISLALKRAEALFINEDKIKKIKKQIMNIDHSWEQVTGEYMDLYSSLKKDV